The genomic window CTCGCGGTGGTCAGCGACGCGGCGGGCACCGTCCTGTGGTCCGGCGGTGATCGCAGGCTGCGCCGCCAGGCCGAGGACGTGAACTTCGCGCCGGGCGGCTGCTGGGACGAAAGCCATATGGGTACCAACGGGTTGTCCCTCGCGCTGCACGACGACCGCCCCGTCACCGTGTTCTCCGCCGAGCATCTCGTCGCCGCGCTGCACGGCTGGGTCTGTTACTCCGCGCCGATCCACGCGCCGGACGGCAGGCAGCTCGGGGTGCTGGACCTGTCCAGCGTCTGGAGCCGGTCGCATCCGATGGCCATGGCGTCGGTGCGGTCTGTGGTGACAGCGGTGGAGACGGTGCTGCGCACGAGCGCGCCGCCGCCTGCCGCGGGGGTGCGGCTCGAATGTCTAGGCACCGCACGCTTGTCGCGCGACGGCAGGCCGGTGCCGCTGCCGCCGCGTCAGCTGGAGATCCTCGCGCTGCTCGCGCTGGAGCCGGAGGGCTACACGCCCGAGCAGTTGCACGCGGCGGTCTACGGCGACCGTCCGGTCTCGACGAGCACCTTGAAAGCCGATGTCTCGCATCTGCGCCGGGCCACCGGCGGTGAGATCGCGAATCGCCACTACACGCTGACCGGCCCGCTGTCCTGCGACGCGGTCGACTTGCTCGCCGCGATCACCGCGGGCGATACGTCGGGTGCGGTGTGGCAGTACCGCGGTCCGTTGCTCCCCGGTTCCGACACCCCGGGCGTCGTCGAATGGCGCGACTATCTCGATGTCGGCATTCGCACGGCGGTCCTGGCCAGTGACCGTCCCGAGCATGCCATCGCCTTCGGCGAGCGCGCGGCGGGCGACATCGCCGTGCACGAGCACGCGTTGCGGTTGCTGCCCGCCGACGACGTGCGCCGCGCGGTGGTCACTGCCCGGTTGCACAACGCACTGCACGACTGATCCGACGCGGTCACCAACCTCGCGCCAACCTTCACCGTCCAAAGTGGAGCGTCGTCGAGGGATTTCGCGCGAGGAGTGACTGCGATGATCTACGCCAAACCGGGTTCCGACGCCGCGATAGTCGGTTACGCCACCCGCTACGACAACTTCATCGGGGGCGACTGGGCCGCCCCGATCGAGGGCCGGTACTTCGACAATCCGTCCCCCGTCGACGGCGAAACCTTCTGCTCGGTCGCCCGTTCCACCGCGGCCGACATCGATCTGGCGCTGGAGGCCGCGCACCACGCCGCCGGGGCGTGGGCGGCGACCTCGCCGACGGAGCGCGCGAACATCCTCATCAAGATCGCCGAGCGCCTGGAGAACAGCCTCGAGCCGCTCGCGGTCGCCGAGACGTGGGACAACGGCAAACCGGTCCGCGAAACTCTGGCCGCCGACCTGCCTTTGGCGGTGGACCACTTCCGCTACTTCGCGGGCGCGATCCGGGCCCAGGAGGGCAGCATCGCCCAGATCGACGCCGACACCGTCGCCTACCACTTCTACGAGCCGCTCGGCGTGGTCGGGCAGATCATTCCGTGGAACTTCCCGATCCTGATGGCGGCGTGGAAGCTGGCCCCCGCGCTGGCCGCGGGCAACTGCGTGGTGCTCAAGCCCGCCGAGCAGACACCCGCCTCGATCCTGCTCGTGGTGGAGCTGATCGCGGACCTGCTGCCGCCCGGAGTCCTCAACGTGGTCAACGGTTTCGGTGTGGAGGCGGGCAAGCCGCTGGCCGCCAGCCCCCGGGTGGCCAAGGTCGCGTTCACCGGCGAGACCACCACGGGGCGCCTCATCATGCAGTACGCGAGCGAGAACATCATTCCGGTGACCCTCGAGCTGGGCGGCAAGAGCCCCAACATCTTCCTGCCCGACGTCATGGCCGCCGACGACGAATTCCTGGACAAGGCCGTCGAGGGCTTCGTGATGTTCGCGCTGAACCAGGGCGAGGTGTGCACCTGCCCGTCACGCGCGCTGATCCACTCGTCCATCTACGACGAGTTCCTGGCCCGCTGCCTGGAGCGAACCGCGGCCATCAAGGGCGGCAACCCGCTCGACGACACGACCATGATCGGCGCCCAGGCCAGCAACGACCAGTACGAGAAGATCCTGTCCTACATCGATATCGGCAGGCAGGAAGGCGCCCGCGTGCTCACCGGAGGCGAAGCGCGCAAGGTGGACGGACTACCCGGCGGATACTACATCCAGCCCACCGTCCTCGAGGGCGACAACACCATGCGCGTCTTCCAGGAGGAGATCTTCGGACCCGTGGTGGCGGTGACCCGTTTCGACACCGTCGACGAAGCGGTCCGCATCGCCAACGACACCCTCTACGGCCTCGGCGCGGGCGTGTGGACCAGGGACGGCGCCACCGCCTACCGGATGGGCCGGGCCATCAAAGCGGGCCGGGTGTGGACGAATTGCTACCACGCCTATCCCGCGCACGCCGCCTTCGGCGGATACAAGAAGTCCGGCATCGGCAGGGAGAACCACAAGATGATGCTGGATCACTACCAGCAGACCAAGAACCTGCTGGTGAGCTACTCCCCTACCAAGCTCGGATTCTTCTGATGCGGAATCGGACAACCCTGATGGCGAACCGGATCCATCGCGTCGACATGACCGACGCGGCGCGAGTGGTGTTGCGCCGGTTGATCGAACACCACGGGCCGGTGCTGTTCCACCAGTCCGGCGGATGCTGCGACGGCAGCTCGCCCATGTGCTTTCCGGCCCGCGAGTTCCGGGTCGGCGCCGCCGACGTGCTGCTCGGCCAGCTGCCATGGCACACCGAGTTCTGGATGAGCGGCGATCAGTTCCAGCTGTGGAAACACACGCACCTCACGGTGGACGTGGTGCCCGGACGCGGCTCCGGCTTCTCCCTGGAGACGCCGGAGGGCGTGCGTTTCCTGATCCGATCCCGCCTGCTGACCGACGAGGAAGCGGCAGCACTGGCGGCCGGTCCGCCGCCGCGCACCGGAGCCGAACGGCTCACCTGAGGCCCGGCGACGGGACGCCTGGCCGGCTCGCCCGCAGACCGAGCCGGCCAGGCCCCGAACTCAGCGACCGGGAAGGAACCGCAGGCTGCGCGCGACGAGCATCAAGAAGCGCTGCCACATGTCCTGCGAAAAGAACGGCGGCGGATCCAGATTCATGAACCGGGTGA from Nocardia bhagyanarayanae includes these protein-coding regions:
- a CDS encoding transcriptional regulator, whose translation is MTLSRTLTRQRAELEKEWTRWASTAGSRGRVPTESSVLRDDVARSWQRSLHTVDPARTVAPGLDRIEDRWAASPLRGPVTELAGQMRSIAEDAKYLAVVSDAAGTVLWSGGDRRLRRQAEDVNFAPGGCWDESHMGTNGLSLALHDDRPVTVFSAEHLVAALHGWVCYSAPIHAPDGRQLGVLDLSSVWSRSHPMAMASVRSVVTAVETVLRTSAPPPAAGVRLECLGTARLSRDGRPVPLPPRQLEILALLALEPEGYTPEQLHAAVYGDRPVSTSTLKADVSHLRRATGGEIANRHYTLTGPLSCDAVDLLAAITAGDTSGAVWQYRGPLLPGSDTPGVVEWRDYLDVGIRTAVLASDRPEHAIAFGERAAGDIAVHEHALRLLPADDVRRAVVTARLHNALHD
- a CDS encoding DUF779 domain-containing protein, translating into MRNRTTLMANRIHRVDMTDAARVVLRRLIEHHGPVLFHQSGGCCDGSSPMCFPAREFRVGAADVLLGQLPWHTEFWMSGDQFQLWKHTHLTVDVVPGRGSGFSLETPEGVRFLIRSRLLTDEEAAALAAGPPPRTGAERLT
- the exaC gene encoding acetaldehyde dehydrogenase ExaC, translated to MIYAKPGSDAAIVGYATRYDNFIGGDWAAPIEGRYFDNPSPVDGETFCSVARSTAADIDLALEAAHHAAGAWAATSPTERANILIKIAERLENSLEPLAVAETWDNGKPVRETLAADLPLAVDHFRYFAGAIRAQEGSIAQIDADTVAYHFYEPLGVVGQIIPWNFPILMAAWKLAPALAAGNCVVLKPAEQTPASILLVVELIADLLPPGVLNVVNGFGVEAGKPLAASPRVAKVAFTGETTTGRLIMQYASENIIPVTLELGGKSPNIFLPDVMAADDEFLDKAVEGFVMFALNQGEVCTCPSRALIHSSIYDEFLARCLERTAAIKGGNPLDDTTMIGAQASNDQYEKILSYIDIGRQEGARVLTGGEARKVDGLPGGYYIQPTVLEGDNTMRVFQEEIFGPVVAVTRFDTVDEAVRIANDTLYGLGAGVWTRDGATAYRMGRAIKAGRVWTNCYHAYPAHAAFGGYKKSGIGRENHKMMLDHYQQTKNLLVSYSPTKLGFF